One Leclercia pneumoniae genomic region harbors:
- the bcsA gene encoding UDP-forming cellulose synthase catalytic subunit, translating to MNRLGALLLIPPVRARLSERYRNYRLHGASPFSAALGCLWMILAWLFIPLEHPRWQRIRARHNELYPHIDPDRPRPLDPARYALQAIWLLATSGRKEKASSRWGSMSRFKTLRGRYHQWLDHLPTRLHNNTSHLDSQKELGHLHPRLRRFILGVVVFFSLILALVCITQPFNPMAQFIFLILLWGVALLVRRIPGRFSALMLIVLSLTVSCRYIWWRYTSTLNWNDPVSLVCGLILLFAETYAWVVLVLGYFQVIWPLNRQPVPLPKDTRVWPSVDIFVPTYNEDLSVVKNTIYASLGIDWPKDKLQIWILDDGGREEFKQFADSVGVNYIARTTHEHAKAGNINNALKYAKGEFVSIFDCDHVPTRSFLQMTMGWFLKDTKLAMMQTPHHFFSPDPFERNLGRFRKTPNEGTLFYGLVQDGNDMWDATFFCGSCAVIRRKPLDEIGGIAVETVTEDAHTSLRLHRRGYTSAYMRIPQAAGLATESLSAHIGQRIRWARGMVQIFRLDNPLFGKGLKWGQRLCYLNAMFHFLSGIPRLIFLTAPLAFLLLHAYIIYAPAIMIALFVLPHMIHASLTNSRIQGKYRHSFWSEIYETVLAWYIAPPTMVALINPHKGKFNVTAKGGLVEEEYVDWVISRPYIFLVLLNIVGIIAGVWRYYTGPENEVLTVFVSMAWVFYNLIILGGAVAVSVESKQVRRAHRVEIAMPAAIAREDGHLFSCTVHDFSDGGLGIKIHGQAQVLEGQKANLLLKRGQQEYVFPTQVVRVLGNEVGLQLMPLTKKQHIDFVQCTFARADTWALWQDSFPEDKPLESLLDILKLGFRGYRHLAEFAPSSVKVIFRSITSLVSWVVSFVPRRPERGEAVQQADPVMAQQR from the coding sequence ATGAATCGCCTGGGCGCCTTACTGCTTATTCCGCCGGTACGAGCGCGTCTGAGCGAGCGTTACCGTAATTACCGTCTGCACGGCGCCTCTCCCTTCAGTGCTGCTCTGGGCTGTTTGTGGATGATTTTGGCCTGGCTCTTTATTCCCCTTGAACACCCGCGCTGGCAGCGTATTCGTGCCCGGCATAATGAACTGTATCCGCATATCGACCCTGACCGTCCGCGTCCGCTGGACCCGGCGCGTTATGCCCTTCAGGCCATCTGGTTGCTGGCGACCTCGGGACGCAAAGAGAAAGCGTCGTCGCGCTGGGGCAGCATGTCGCGCTTTAAAACCCTGCGCGGGCGTTATCACCAGTGGCTGGACCATCTACCCACTCGCCTGCATAACAATACCAGCCATCTTGATTCCCAAAAGGAGCTGGGACATCTGCACCCGCGGCTGCGTCGCTTTATTCTCGGTGTGGTGGTCTTCTTCTCGCTGATTTTGGCGCTGGTTTGCATTACCCAGCCCTTTAACCCGATGGCGCAGTTTATCTTCCTGATACTGCTATGGGGCGTAGCGTTGCTGGTGCGCCGCATTCCTGGGCGCTTCTCTGCGTTAATGCTGATTGTGCTGTCGCTGACCGTCTCCTGCCGTTACATCTGGTGGCGTTACACCTCCACCCTCAACTGGAACGACCCGGTCAGTCTGGTGTGCGGCCTGATCCTGCTGTTTGCTGAAACCTATGCCTGGGTGGTACTGGTGCTGGGCTATTTCCAGGTAATCTGGCCACTAAACCGTCAGCCGGTACCGCTGCCAAAAGATACCCGCGTCTGGCCGAGCGTCGATATCTTTGTGCCGACCTATAACGAAGATTTGAGCGTGGTGAAAAACACCATTTACGCATCGCTGGGTATCGACTGGCCGAAAGACAAGCTCCAGATCTGGATCCTGGATGATGGCGGGCGCGAAGAGTTCAAACAGTTTGCCGACAGCGTAGGGGTGAATTATATCGCCCGTACCACCCACGAACATGCGAAAGCGGGCAACATCAATAACGCGCTTAAGTATGCCAAAGGCGAATTTGTTTCGATTTTCGACTGCGACCATGTCCCCACACGCTCATTCCTGCAGATGACCATGGGCTGGTTCCTGAAGGATACCAAACTGGCGATGATGCAGACGCCGCACCACTTCTTCTCACCCGATCCGTTCGAGCGCAACCTTGGCCGGTTCCGCAAGACGCCGAATGAGGGCACGCTGTTTTACGGGCTGGTGCAAGACGGTAACGACATGTGGGATGCCACCTTCTTCTGCGGCTCGTGTGCGGTAATTCGCCGTAAACCGCTGGATGAAATTGGCGGCATCGCGGTAGAAACGGTAACCGAAGATGCGCACACCTCCCTGCGCTTGCACCGTCGGGGTTACACCTCCGCCTATATGCGTATTCCGCAGGCTGCCGGGCTGGCGACAGAGTCGCTCTCTGCGCATATCGGTCAGCGTATTCGCTGGGCGCGCGGCATGGTACAGATCTTCCGTCTTGATAACCCGTTGTTTGGCAAAGGGCTTAAGTGGGGGCAGCGTCTTTGCTATTTAAACGCCATGTTCCACTTCTTATCCGGGATCCCGCGCCTTATCTTCCTGACGGCGCCGCTGGCCTTCCTGCTGCTGCATGCCTACATCATTTACGCCCCGGCGATCATGATCGCGCTGTTTGTACTGCCGCACATGATTCACGCCAGCCTGACCAACTCGCGCATTCAGGGCAAGTATCGCCACTCGTTCTGGAGTGAAATCTACGAAACCGTACTCGCCTGGTATATCGCCCCGCCAACCATGGTGGCACTGATCAACCCGCATAAAGGGAAATTCAACGTTACGGCGAAAGGCGGGCTGGTGGAAGAGGAGTATGTGGACTGGGTGATCTCCCGGCCTTACATCTTCCTGGTGCTGCTTAACATTGTCGGTATCATCGCCGGTGTCTGGCGCTATTACACCGGGCCTGAGAACGAAGTGCTGACCGTGTTTGTGAGTATGGCGTGGGTCTTCTACAACCTGATCATTCTCGGCGGCGCGGTGGCGGTTTCGGTGGAAAGTAAGCAAGTGCGTCGCGCCCATCGCGTCGAAATCGCCATGCCGGCTGCTATCGCCCGGGAAGACGGTCACCTCTTCTCCTGTACCGTACACGACTTCTCTGACGGCGGCCTGGGCATCAAGATCCACGGCCAGGCGCAGGTGCTGGAAGGGCAGAAGGCTAATCTTCTGCTTAAGCGTGGCCAGCAAGAGTATGTTTTCCCAACCCAGGTGGTGCGCGTACTGGGCAACGAAGTGGGTCTGCAGTTGATGCCGCTGACGAAAAAGCAGCATATCGATTTTGTGCAGTGTACCTTCGCCCGTGCCGATACCTGGGCGCTCTGGCAGGACAGCTTCCCGGAAGATAAACCGCTGGAGAGCCTGCTGGATATTCTGAAACTGGGTTTCCGTGGCTATCGCCACCTTGCCGAATTTGCTCCATCGTCCGTGAAAGTGATTTTCCGGTCAATTACTTCGCTGGTTTCCTGGGTTGTGTCGTTTGTTCCTCGCCGTCCTGAGCGTGGCGAGGCGGTACAGCAAGCAGACCCGGTTATGGCTCAACAACGATGA
- the bcsR gene encoding cellulose biosynthesis protein BcsR, whose amino-acid sequence MSNNEPVNTTLDSGLGYTFQNDFLALSQAFSLPEIDYTDISQREQLAAAIRRWPLLAEFAQQK is encoded by the coding sequence ATGTCTAACAATGAACCCGTAAATACGACGCTGGACTCCGGCCTCGGATACACCTTTCAAAATGACTTTCTGGCACTCAGCCAGGCTTTTTCATTGCCAGAAATTGACTACACCGATATTTCGCAACGTGAACAATTGGCTGCAGCGATTCGACGCTGGCCGTTATTGGCCGAATTTGCTCAACAAAAATAA
- the bcsQ gene encoding cellulose biosynthesis protein BcsQ, producing the protein MAIVGLQGVRGGVGTTSITAALGWSLQLLGESVLVVDACADNLLRMSFNVDFSHTGGWGRALLDGTDWRDAGQRYTSQLDVLPFGQLTDSERENEYSLYETLGQFTTALQTLKARSHYQWILIDLPHGHSPLTRALVELCDHTLAIVKPDTNCHIRLHQQSLPVGARILINDLRIGSQLQDDLYQVWLQSQRRLLPMVLHRDEAMVECMASKQPLGEYRSDSLAAEEMMILANWCLLNFNGDKIATGSTP; encoded by the coding sequence ATGGCCATAGTTGGATTGCAAGGCGTGCGCGGTGGTGTGGGTACCACATCAATTACGGCGGCGCTTGGCTGGTCATTACAGTTATTAGGTGAATCGGTGCTGGTGGTAGACGCCTGCGCCGATAATTTGTTGCGCATGTCGTTTAATGTCGATTTCAGCCATACCGGCGGTTGGGGTAGAGCACTGCTGGATGGTACGGACTGGCGTGATGCCGGGCAACGCTACACGTCGCAGCTGGACGTGCTGCCTTTCGGTCAACTGACCGACAGCGAACGGGAAAATGAATATAGCCTGTATGAGACGCTGGGGCAGTTCACCACTGCATTACAGACTTTAAAAGCGCGTAGCCATTATCAATGGATTTTGATCGACTTGCCTCATGGCCACTCGCCGCTGACGCGCGCGCTGGTGGAGCTTTGCGATCACACGCTGGCTATCGTCAAGCCAGACACTAACTGCCATATCCGCCTGCACCAGCAATCTTTGCCAGTCGGCGCACGTATTCTGATCAACGACCTGCGCATCGGCAGCCAGCTGCAGGACGATCTCTACCAGGTGTGGCTGCAGAGCCAGCGTCGTCTGCTGCCGATGGTGCTGCATCGCGATGAAGCGATGGTTGAGTGCATGGCGTCGAAGCAGCCGCTCGGGGAATACCGTAGCGACTCGCTGGCCGCCGAAGAGATGATGATCCTGGCGAACTGGTGTCTGCTGAACTTTAACGGTGACAAAATCGCCACCGGGAGCACCCCATGA